The Benincasa hispida cultivar B227 chromosome 11, ASM972705v1, whole genome shotgun sequence genome has a segment encoding these proteins:
- the LOC120090566 gene encoding uncharacterized protein LOC120090566, with translation MGSLLQEFDMEIIDRKGTENKVTDHLSRLENPEVDRIQLVVNASFPNEQLLKIEELPWIAYKTPIGISPYALVFGKACHLPLELKYKAMWAVQKLNFDLKAAGEEIKLQLLELDEWRLQAYENFKIYKECTK, from the exons ATGGGTTCTCTACTCCAAGAATTTGATATGGAAATAATCGATCGAAAGGGAACAGAGAACAAGGTCACTGACCATTTATCGCgattagaaaatccagaagtGGATCGCATCCAATTAGTGGTGAACGCCTCATTTCCTAATGAGCAGTTGCTTAAGATTGAAGAACTACCCTG gatTGCTTATAAGACACCCATAGGCATTTCACCttatgcgttggtgtttggaaaggcTTGTCATCTACCATTGGAACTGAAatataaggcgatgtgggcagtTCAGAAACTTAACTTTGATCTTAAGGCTGCAGGAGAAGAGATAAAACTTCAACTACTAGAGCTGGACGAGTGGAGATTACAAGCgtatgaaaatttcaaaatttataaagaatgCACCAAGTGA
- the LOC120090565 gene encoding uncharacterized protein LOC120090565 → MSVYAKFLKDIVSNKRSTGRFNTVASTQEYNTIIPPKMRDPDNFTIPCSIGGIYIGQALFDHRASINLMPLSIFKRLNVGQLTPTMVTLQLADRSLVHPKGKLKDVLVTIDRFIVLDYKADKDVPIILGRPFLPTGRAQIDVHKREITMNINGKKLIFNIIKAMKFPDEEGL, encoded by the coding sequence ATGTCGGTGTATGCGAAATTTTTGAAGGACATTGTCTCAAATAAGAGAAGCACGGGAAGATTCAACACGGTGGCATCGACACAAGAATACAACACTataattccaccaaagatgCGCGACCCAGACAATTTtacaataccctgctcaataggaGGAATTTACATTGGTCAAGCATTATTCGATCATAGGGCAAGcataaacttaatgcccctttcaattttcaaaagattGAATGTGGGACAGCTAACACCCACAATGGTGACTCTTCAACTCGCCGATAGATCCTTGGTGCACCCTAAAGGGAAATTAAAGGATGTCTTGGTAACAATAGATAGATTCATTGTCTTAGATTATAAGGCGGATAAAGATGTTCCAATCATATTAGGACGACCATTCTTGCCtactggtcgtgctcaaatagATGTGCACAAGAGAGAAATCACAATGAAcatcaatggaaagaagctcaTATTCAATATTATCAAGGCAATGAAGTTCCCAGATGAGGAAGGCTTATGA